A single Streptomyces sannanensis DNA region contains:
- a CDS encoding DUF5926 family protein codes for MAKKRPQVKGKPQRTEGAPAAGADENVPVVGAREPCPCGSGRRYKACHGRTAAHAVTELVQRPFEGLTGECDWIALRELVPAATVALTLKGGLPEGVPSVTLATVLPMAWPALRREDGSVLLGLQNDTPSGDLSRDLAATLQQALSATPGTPVTGARASAGAPRLQDLLAPEAPFEPVVHSGFAFWVPDSENASPEVSASLERANAAAIPTVKLRGVDAAYWCETPEKNHLRWVMPHPEERLLDALARLHAAGTSSLGEGTRLVGSFRAHGLTVPVWDLPHGMGAEECEKPAAEFAERLAAALTTDAPLTAEERRARGGLTNRQITLS; via the coding sequence ATGGCCAAGAAACGCCCCCAGGTGAAGGGCAAGCCTCAGCGGACCGAGGGAGCCCCCGCCGCAGGCGCTGATGAGAACGTGCCTGTCGTCGGGGCCCGTGAACCCTGCCCGTGCGGTTCCGGCCGCCGCTACAAGGCCTGCCACGGCCGGACCGCCGCGCACGCAGTGACCGAGCTGGTCCAGCGCCCCTTCGAGGGCCTGACCGGCGAATGCGACTGGATCGCGCTGCGCGAGCTCGTGCCCGCAGCGACCGTCGCGCTCACCCTGAAGGGCGGGCTGCCCGAGGGCGTGCCGTCCGTGACGCTGGCGACCGTGCTGCCGATGGCCTGGCCCGCGCTGCGCCGCGAGGACGGCTCGGTCCTGCTCGGCCTGCAGAACGACACCCCCTCCGGCGACCTCAGCCGAGACCTCGCCGCCACCCTGCAGCAGGCGCTCTCCGCCACGCCCGGCACCCCGGTCACCGGGGCCCGCGCCTCCGCCGGGGCGCCGCGCCTGCAGGACCTGCTCGCCCCCGAGGCGCCCTTCGAGCCGGTCGTGCACTCCGGCTTCGCGTTCTGGGTGCCGGACTCCGAGAACGCCAGCCCCGAGGTCAGCGCCTCCCTGGAGCGCGCCAACGCCGCCGCGATCCCGACGGTCAAGCTGCGTGGCGTCGACGCCGCCTACTGGTGCGAGACCCCGGAGAAGAACCATCTGCGTTGGGTCATGCCGCACCCCGAGGAGCGGCTGCTCGACGCGCTGGCCCGGCTGCACGCGGCGGGTACGTCGTCGCTGGGCGAGGGTACCCGGCTGGTCGGCTCCTTCCGGGCGCACGGCCTGACCGTCCCGGTCTGGGACCTGCCGCACGGCATGGGCGCCGAGGAGTGCGAGAAGCCGGCGGCCGAGTTCGCCGAGCGCCTCGCGGCAGCGCTCACCACGGACGCGCCGCTGACGGCGGAGGAGCGCCGGGCACGCGGCGGGCTCACCAACCGCCAGATCACGCTGAGCTGA
- a CDS encoding bifunctional DNA primase/polymerase, with the protein MREILGRRRRLLSRLGLSPSKAGGGRPAHLDAALTCATAWKWPVLPGVGLARDSGGRSGRGRACACPDPECTVPGEHPFDPGLPAATTDERMVRWWWTNRPTAPVVLATGGAAPCAVSVPAIAGARALAALDRAGMRLGPVVATPARWSLLVAPYSLERLGELLYAKDRVPGSLRFHGAGGYLVLPPSEVGAGQVRWERGPSPSSRLRSSGGDLVPGSAAPWLPDVEAVLDALVESLVRV; encoded by the coding sequence ATGCGCGAGATCCTCGGAAGGCGGCGCAGGCTCCTGTCCCGGCTCGGGTTGTCCCCGTCGAAGGCGGGGGGCGGGAGGCCTGCCCATCTCGACGCGGCGCTGACATGCGCCACCGCATGGAAATGGCCGGTGCTTCCCGGTGTGGGACTGGCCCGGGACAGCGGCGGCCGGAGCGGTCGTGGCCGGGCCTGCGCCTGCCCCGACCCCGAGTGCACCGTTCCCGGTGAGCACCCCTTCGATCCCGGGCTGCCGGCCGCCACGACCGACGAGCGCATGGTGCGCTGGTGGTGGACCAACCGCCCCACCGCCCCGGTCGTCCTGGCCACCGGCGGCGCCGCGCCATGCGCCGTGAGCGTGCCCGCCATCGCCGGCGCCCGCGCGCTGGCAGCCCTCGACCGGGCGGGGATGCGGCTCGGCCCGGTGGTCGCGACGCCCGCCCGGTGGTCGCTGCTGGTGGCGCCGTACTCCCTGGAACGGCTCGGTGAACTGCTGTACGCCAAGGACCGGGTGCCGGGCTCGCTGCGCTTCCACGGCGCGGGTGGCTATCTGGTGTTGCCGCCGTCAGAGGTGGGGGCCGGACAGGTGCGCTGGGAGCGCGGCCCTTCCCCGAGCTCTCGACTTCGTTCGAGCGGGGGAGACCTCGTCCCCGGTTCGGCCGCGCCCTGGCTGCCCGATGTGGAAGCGGTCCTGGACGCGCTGGTCGAATCACTCGTACGGGTGTGA
- a CDS encoding CPBP family intramembrane glutamic endopeptidase, whose protein sequence is MDPEDRAVVASGSARAGHRRRIGTGTAVGITVAVLVVANLADNRWAPLFGPLTATAVSGLLLGVLFRAGGTWADAGLDPATLGRGTRWALALIGLVGAVYLVGALLPFTRDLFADLRYSRLTGGEVALRVLITVPLGTVLLEEVAFRGVLYGLVRRARGVVRATAVSSVLFGLWHVLPSLHLAAVKPALTPVFGHSTFGAALAVVGAVLFTAASGVLFCELRRRSGSLLAPMGLHWAVNALGYVVGFLARTRRRH, encoded by the coding sequence ATGGATCCGGAGGACCGCGCCGTGGTCGCGTCCGGCTCCGCGCGGGCAGGGCATCGGCGCCGGATCGGCACGGGCACGGCCGTGGGCATCACCGTCGCCGTGCTCGTCGTCGCCAACCTGGCCGACAACCGCTGGGCACCCCTGTTCGGGCCGCTGACTGCGACCGCGGTCAGCGGGCTGCTGCTGGGGGTGCTCTTCCGGGCGGGGGGTACGTGGGCGGATGCGGGCCTGGATCCCGCCACACTCGGGCGGGGAACGCGCTGGGCGCTGGCGCTGATCGGGCTGGTCGGTGCGGTGTACCTGGTGGGGGCGCTGCTGCCGTTCACCCGCGACCTGTTCGCGGACCTGCGCTACAGCCGGCTGACCGGTGGCGAGGTGGCGCTGCGTGTGCTGATCACGGTCCCGCTCGGCACTGTGCTTCTGGAGGAGGTCGCCTTCCGGGGCGTGCTGTACGGCCTGGTGCGCCGGGCCCGCGGGGTGGTCCGGGCGACGGCGGTGTCGAGCGTGCTGTTCGGGTTGTGGCACGTCCTGCCGTCGCTGCACCTGGCGGCCGTGAAGCCCGCGCTGACGCCGGTGTTCGGCCACTCCACGTTCGGTGCCGCTCTTGCCGTCGTGGGCGCGGTGCTGTTCACCGCCGCCTCCGGAGTGCTCTTCTGCGAGCTGCGCCGCCGCAGCGGCAGCCTGCTGGCGCCGATGGGCCTGCACTGGGCCGTCAACGCGCTCGGCTATGTGGTCGGCTTCCTTGCCCGAACCCGAAGGAGACACTGA
- a CDS encoding glycerophosphodiester phosphodiesterase, giving the protein MTHARRHPNQPPIQVVAHRGASEDAPEHTLAAYKKAIEDGADALECDVRLTADGHLVCVHDRRVNRTSNGRGAVSAFELADLAALDFGSWKEDPVEAPDWDRDSTSVLTLERLLELVGDTRAGGRRIELAVETKHPTRWAGQVEERLLSLLRRFGMDSPAPDEPSPVRVMSFSARSLHRVAAAAPGIPTVYLMQFLSPRLRDGRLPAGSRIAGPGIRIVRSHPEYVERLHDAGHQVHVWTVNEPEDVDLCARLGVEAIITNRPKQVLAQLGRR; this is encoded by the coding sequence GTGACCCATGCACGTCGGCACCCGAACCAGCCCCCGATCCAGGTGGTGGCCCATCGTGGGGCCTCCGAGGACGCCCCCGAGCACACCCTGGCCGCGTACAAAAAGGCCATCGAGGACGGCGCCGACGCCCTCGAATGTGATGTCCGCCTCACAGCGGACGGCCACCTCGTCTGCGTGCACGACCGCCGCGTCAACCGCACCTCGAACGGCCGCGGCGCCGTCTCCGCCTTCGAGCTCGCCGATCTTGCCGCCCTCGATTTCGGCTCCTGGAAGGAGGACCCGGTCGAGGCGCCCGACTGGGACCGGGACAGTACGTCCGTACTCACCCTGGAACGGCTGCTGGAACTGGTCGGCGACACCCGTGCGGGCGGCCGCCGTATCGAGCTGGCCGTCGAGACCAAGCACCCCACCCGCTGGGCCGGCCAGGTCGAGGAACGGCTGTTGTCCCTGCTGAGGCGTTTCGGCATGGACTCACCGGCGCCGGACGAGCCCTCCCCGGTGCGGGTCATGAGCTTCTCCGCGCGCTCGCTGCACCGGGTGGCCGCGGCGGCTCCCGGCATCCCCACCGTGTATCTGATGCAATTCCTGTCGCCCCGGCTGCGCGACGGGCGGCTGCCGGCCGGCTCCCGGATCGCGGGCCCGGGCATCCGGATCGTCCGCAGCCATCCCGAGTACGTCGAGCGGCTGCACGACGCGGGCCACCAGGTGCACGTATGGACCGTGAACGAGCCGGAGGACGTCGACCTGTGCGCACGGCTCGGCGTGGAGGCGATCATCACCAACCGCCCCAAGCAGGTCCTGGCCCAGTTGGGACGCCGCTGA
- a CDS encoding Imm10 family immunity protein translates to MTYRFTARIACGLDDPDEDDCMMAGLAESNGGEGFSLLFMCDFDEPDTQEVTLGMDTHCLVTPDQGTAYGCVREVQLDGDVLRVTLDPLSLDDLGLTDPVVEVLLRAPAADVARMREVLPRILSYGRPDARPRLITR, encoded by the coding sequence ATGACGTACAGGTTCACGGCGCGGATTGCTTGCGGACTCGACGATCCGGACGAAGACGACTGCATGATGGCGGGTCTGGCCGAGTCGAACGGCGGGGAAGGATTCTCCCTCCTGTTCATGTGCGACTTCGACGAGCCCGATACGCAGGAAGTGACCCTGGGCATGGACACGCATTGTCTTGTCACGCCCGACCAGGGCACCGCCTACGGCTGTGTTCGCGAGGTGCAGCTGGACGGCGATGTGCTGCGGGTAACTTTGGACCCTTTGTCGTTGGACGACCTTGGCTTGACCGATCCCGTCGTCGAAGTCTTGCTCCGTGCTCCAGCGGCGGACGTGGCACGCATGCGCGAAGTGCTGCCGCGCATCCTGTCGTACGGGCGCCCAGATGCCCGACCACGACTGATCACGCGGTAG
- a CDS encoding ATP-binding protein, which produces MRHWCTPGRFPVQAMGASTPWRGAKEVSGVALVVAQEVPTSSSMAVPHGPAGVGQARHRMQEQLLGSGVPESVVDDAVLILSELLSNSCRHGRPLGHADSGDGDVRAAWRVDGAGRLTVEVTDGGGPTRPIPAKPSVTARGGRGLNIIKALAQDWGVRDSASGEVTVWAVVTQGHRREDFATRLAVPGFDFADAYDDLD; this is translated from the coding sequence ATGCGTCACTGGTGCACGCCTGGCCGGTTTCCGGTCCAGGCCATGGGGGCATCCACTCCGTGGCGTGGGGCAAAGGAGGTCTCGGGGGTGGCGTTGGTGGTGGCACAGGAGGTGCCCACGTCGTCGAGCATGGCCGTACCCCATGGCCCTGCGGGCGTGGGGCAGGCACGGCATCGGATGCAGGAGCAGTTGCTCGGCAGCGGGGTGCCTGAATCGGTCGTCGACGATGCCGTACTGATCCTTTCCGAACTGCTCAGCAATTCCTGCCGGCACGGCAGACCGCTGGGCCACGCGGACTCCGGCGACGGCGATGTACGCGCCGCCTGGCGCGTCGACGGGGCGGGGCGGCTGACGGTGGAAGTGACGGACGGAGGCGGCCCGACCCGCCCGATTCCGGCCAAGCCCTCGGTGACCGCACGCGGCGGCCGCGGCCTCAACATCATCAAGGCGCTCGCCCAGGACTGGGGCGTACGCGACAGCGCGTCCGGCGAGGTGACGGTGTGGGCCGTCGTCACGCAGGGCCATCGCCGCGAGGATTTCGCCACCCGTCTGGCGGTGCCGGGCTTCGACTTCGCGGACGCGTACGACGACCTGGACTGA
- a CDS encoding rubrerythrin family protein, with amino-acid sequence MFRHSIRTLLVGLCTLSAASQAAPALALATSAEPHQATHAAARALRPQTLADLTTTMQGEGFAHAAYSLYGTQADREAHPAVGRLFRDTARTELNEHLHQAATLAGVVGTNAANLRQAINGETYEHQVMYRRFADQARRDGDLNAAELFTEIAADEGRHRDAFRAALAVVTTGHGTIPAPPKADVVSVPAGLPKVKAARTKANLDTAMHGEGLAYAKYMLFAARAKQTGNLALARLWEGTAGVELHEHFAGEAVLAGLVRTTRENLRKAVAGERNEATTLYPGFAKRATAAGDPVAARYFRDTAADEARHATAFQQALDRTR; translated from the coding sequence ATGTTCCGCCACTCGATACGCACGCTTCTGGTCGGCCTGTGCACGCTGAGTGCGGCGTCGCAAGCGGCCCCGGCCCTGGCCCTGGCCACCTCGGCCGAGCCCCACCAGGCGACGCACGCCGCCGCCCGGGCTCTCCGCCCGCAGACCCTCGCCGACCTCACCACCACCATGCAGGGCGAGGGGTTCGCCCACGCCGCCTACAGCCTCTACGGCACTCAAGCCGACCGTGAGGCACACCCCGCCGTCGGCCGGCTCTTCCGCGACACGGCGCGGACCGAACTGAATGAGCATCTGCACCAGGCCGCCACCCTGGCCGGCGTGGTCGGCACGAACGCGGCCAACTTGCGCCAGGCCATCAACGGGGAGACATATGAACACCAGGTCATGTACCGCCGCTTCGCGGACCAAGCCCGGCGGGACGGAGACCTGAACGCCGCCGAGCTGTTCACCGAGATCGCTGCGGACGAGGGCCGCCACCGCGATGCCTTCCGCGCCGCACTCGCGGTCGTGACCACCGGTCACGGCACCATCCCGGCGCCGCCGAAGGCCGATGTGGTGTCGGTGCCTGCCGGGCTGCCGAAGGTGAAGGCCGCCCGCACGAAGGCCAACCTGGACACCGCGATGCATGGCGAGGGGCTCGCCTACGCCAAGTACATGCTCTTCGCCGCACGCGCGAAGCAGACCGGCAACCTCGCGCTGGCCCGCCTGTGGGAGGGTACGGCCGGGGTGGAACTGCACGAGCACTTCGCCGGCGAGGCGGTGCTGGCCGGACTGGTACGCACCACGAGGGAGAACCTGCGCAAGGCCGTCGCCGGCGAGCGCAACGAGGCGACCACCCTGTACCCGGGGTTCGCCAAGCGGGCCACGGCTGCCGGCGACCCCGTCGCCGCCCGCTACTTCCGCGACACCGCTGCGGACGAGGCCCGGCACGCCACCGCCTTCCAGCAGGCACTCGACCGGACACGTTGA
- a CDS encoding alpha/beta-hydrolase N-terminal domain-containing protein: MARDTPGPPVDPSAAAEGPEPPPKPGERRKLLYVTLPGCWGALVLACLSFTPSLLPRGGLLQGLVCGISAAIGYGLGVLAACIWRAFADREPRPPRHWAWPTLFISAVVLFSVSFGFGQGSRPHSRAR, encoded by the coding sequence ATGGCGCGGGACACACCAGGGCCTCCGGTTGATCCGTCAGCAGCGGCCGAAGGCCCCGAGCCACCGCCGAAGCCCGGTGAACGGCGGAAGCTGCTCTACGTCACGCTCCCCGGCTGCTGGGGCGCGCTCGTCCTCGCGTGCCTGTCCTTCACACCGTCGCTGCTCCCGCGCGGTGGTCTCCTCCAGGGCCTGGTCTGTGGCATCAGCGCGGCCATCGGCTACGGGCTCGGGGTACTCGCCGCGTGCATCTGGCGTGCTTTCGCCGATCGAGAGCCTCGGCCTCCGCGGCACTGGGCCTGGCCCACCCTCTTCATCAGCGCGGTCGTCCTGTTCAGTGTCTCCTTCGGGTTCGGGCAAGGAAGCCGACCACATAGCCGAGCGCGTTGA
- a CDS encoding aminopeptidase P family protein: MAEELTPETPSETEEQPIKQRKNGLYPGVSDELAANMQSGWADTELHDLQPIAQAEHTARRRAALSARFPGERLVIPAGNLKTRSNDTEYSFRASTEYVYLTGDQTQDGVLVLEPKGDTHEATIYLLPRSDRENGEFWLDGQGELWVGRRHSLSEAGQLLGLPAQDVRELPAQLKEATGPVRNVRGHDAAIEAALTDKVTAERDEELRTYLSEARLVKDEFEIAELQKACDSTARGFEDVVKVLDKAEATSERYIEGTFFLRARVEGNDVGYGSICAAGPHATTLHWVRNDGAVRSGDLLLLDAGVETNELYTADVTRTLPINGRFTELQRKIYDAVYEAQEAGIAAVKPGAKYRDFHDAAQRVLAEKLVEWGLFGDLDVEKVLELGLQRRWTLHGTGHMLGLDVHDCAVARTETYVEATLEAGMVLTVEPGLYFQADDLTVPEEYRGIGVRIEDDILVTEDGNRNLSAGLPRRADEVESWMAGLKQA, encoded by the coding sequence GTGGCCGAAGAGCTCACGCCGGAGACCCCGTCGGAGACTGAGGAACAGCCGATCAAGCAGCGGAAGAACGGACTTTACCCGGGCGTGTCCGACGAGCTCGCAGCAAATATGCAGTCCGGCTGGGCCGACACCGAGCTGCACGACCTTCAGCCGATCGCGCAGGCCGAGCACACCGCACGCCGCCGCGCCGCGCTCTCCGCGCGCTTCCCCGGTGAGCGGCTCGTCATCCCCGCGGGCAACCTGAAGACCCGGTCCAACGACACCGAGTACTCCTTCCGCGCCTCCACCGAGTACGTCTACCTGACCGGCGACCAGACCCAGGACGGCGTCCTGGTCCTGGAGCCCAAGGGCGACACGCACGAGGCCACGATCTACCTGCTGCCGCGCTCCGACCGCGAGAACGGCGAGTTCTGGCTGGACGGCCAGGGCGAACTCTGGGTCGGCCGCCGCCACTCCCTCTCCGAGGCCGGACAGCTGCTGGGCCTTCCCGCCCAGGACGTCCGCGAGCTGCCCGCGCAGCTGAAGGAGGCCACCGGGCCGGTCCGCAACGTCCGCGGCCATGACGCCGCCATCGAGGCCGCGCTCACCGACAAGGTCACCGCCGAGCGCGACGAGGAGCTGCGCACCTACCTCTCCGAGGCGCGGCTGGTGAAGGACGAGTTCGAGATCGCCGAGCTGCAGAAGGCCTGCGACTCCACCGCCCGTGGCTTCGAGGACGTCGTGAAGGTCCTCGACAAGGCCGAGGCGACGTCCGAGCGCTACATCGAGGGCACCTTCTTCCTGCGCGCCCGCGTCGAGGGCAACGACGTCGGCTACGGCTCCATCTGCGCCGCCGGCCCGCACGCCACCACCCTGCACTGGGTGCGCAACGACGGCGCGGTCCGCTCCGGCGACCTGCTGCTGCTCGACGCCGGCGTGGAGACCAACGAGCTCTACACCGCCGACGTGACCCGCACGCTGCCGATCAACGGCCGCTTCACCGAGCTCCAGCGCAAGATCTACGACGCGGTGTACGAGGCCCAGGAGGCCGGCATCGCGGCGGTCAAGCCCGGCGCCAAGTACCGCGACTTCCACGACGCCGCCCAGCGCGTGCTCGCCGAGAAGCTCGTCGAGTGGGGCCTGTTCGGCGACCTCGACGTCGAGAAGGTCCTGGAGCTCGGCCTCCAGCGCCGCTGGACGCTGCACGGCACCGGCCACATGCTCGGTCTGGACGTCCACGACTGCGCCGTGGCCCGCACCGAGACGTACGTCGAGGCCACGCTGGAGGCCGGCATGGTCCTCACGGTCGAGCCGGGCCTGTACTTCCAGGCCGACGACCTGACCGTGCCCGAGGAGTACCGCGGCATCGGCGTCCGTATCGAGGACGACATCCTGGTCACCGAGGACGGCAACCGGAACCTGTCGGCCGGCCTGCCGCGGCGGGCCGACGAGGTCGAGTCCTGGATGGCGGGCCTCAAGCAGGCCTGA
- a CDS encoding PP2C family protein-serine/threonine phosphatase, whose product MSAALPPKVAGIDPGVPTPAHTIAPLLSSTPAPGAVIQDRLAGWVSDLTALYELTERLARTGTLDGALRELLRAGAGLVGARRGLVVLEPGDSLGPGTTIGLGLDQSDLGHIETLPRSTTSYGRILDGLPPVGPDGIAHPDILGEPGLDPRHREVAARLGYAASYTLPLATEAAGRLGVVVWLYDKPAEPAERRRHLVGLYCRYATEHVARLLELERARRDVATVAEELLPSRLPRIPGVQLAARHRAGTRGGDWYDAMSLPEGALGLAVGSVTGSGPSALAAMGRLRASLRAYAVMEGEDPVAVLSDLELLLRLTEPARSATALFAYCEPAHRRIVLAGAGHTPPLIIGDRRADFVETSLSAPLGMLACWEAPCVEVFPAPGETVLLYTDGLLHRTGEPTDRAFARLHAAAASVPKALRDDPGSIADHVLRTVLPHGLDHGGDGEDVVILAARFG is encoded by the coding sequence ATGAGCGCCGCGCTCCCGCCGAAAGTGGCCGGAATCGATCCTGGCGTCCCCACCCCCGCGCACACTATTGCGCCCCTCCTCAGCTCCACGCCCGCTCCCGGAGCAGTGATCCAGGACCGGCTCGCCGGCTGGGTCTCCGATCTCACCGCCCTGTACGAGCTCACCGAGCGGCTCGCCCGCACCGGCACCCTCGACGGGGCACTGCGCGAACTGCTGCGGGCCGGTGCCGGCCTCGTCGGAGCCCGCCGCGGCCTCGTCGTCCTCGAACCGGGCGACAGTCTCGGCCCCGGCACCACCATCGGCCTCGGCCTGGACCAATCCGACCTCGGCCACATCGAGACCCTGCCGCGCTCCACCACGTCCTACGGCCGCATCCTGGACGGACTTCCGCCCGTGGGCCCGGACGGCATCGCCCACCCCGACATCCTCGGCGAGCCCGGCCTCGACCCCCGTCATCGCGAGGTGGCCGCCCGCCTCGGCTACGCGGCCAGCTACACGCTGCCGCTCGCCACCGAAGCCGCCGGCCGGCTCGGCGTCGTGGTCTGGCTGTACGACAAACCGGCCGAGCCCGCCGAACGCCGCCGCCACCTGGTCGGCCTCTACTGCCGGTACGCCACGGAGCACGTGGCCCGCCTGCTCGAACTGGAACGCGCCCGCAGGGACGTGGCCACCGTCGCCGAGGAACTGCTGCCCAGCCGGCTGCCCCGGATCCCCGGAGTCCAGCTGGCCGCGCGCCACCGCGCGGGCACCCGCGGCGGCGACTGGTACGACGCCATGTCACTGCCCGAGGGGGCGCTCGGCCTCGCCGTGGGTTCGGTGACCGGCTCGGGCCCGAGCGCCCTGGCCGCGATGGGCCGGCTGCGGGCCTCCTTGCGCGCGTACGCCGTCATGGAGGGCGAGGATCCCGTCGCCGTACTCTCCGACCTCGAACTGCTGCTGCGGCTGACCGAACCCGCCCGCTCGGCCACCGCGCTCTTCGCGTACTGCGAGCCCGCCCACCGCAGGATCGTGCTCGCCGGGGCCGGGCACACCCCGCCGCTGATCATCGGCGACCGGCGCGCGGACTTCGTGGAGACCTCGCTGTCCGCTCCACTGGGGATGCTCGCGTGCTGGGAGGCCCCCTGCGTGGAGGTCTTCCCCGCACCCGGAGAAACGGTATTGCTGTACACGGACGGGCTGCTGCACCGCACCGGCGAACCCACGGACCGCGCCTTCGCGCGGCTCCACGCGGCCGCGGCGAGCGTGCCGAAGGCGCTGCGCGACGACCCCGGCTCGATCGCCGACCATGTGCTGCGGACCGTGCTGCCGCACGGCCTGGACCACGGGGGCGACGGCGAGGACGTGGTGATCCTGGCAGCCCGTTTCGGATGA
- a CDS encoding S1C family serine protease has translation MSTENEGTTVPAVPATPPATPAPAAPSAPPAYSAGPASGISPEPAAEQPSGPVPGHLPPDAPAGGGDWPPAPPAYPAHGGSGGGPVWGAAAAVPAPAGRRRRGGLAATVLVAALLAGGVGGGIGYWAAERTDSAIGSTTVSASGTPTDLKRDSDTVAGVAAKALPSVVTIEAQAGGLGGEGGTGTGFVYDKQGHILTNNHVVASAADGGTLTVTFADGKKYDAEVIGRAQGYDVAVLKLKNAPAGLTPLPLGNSDQVAVGDSTIAIGAPFGLSNTVTTGIISAKNRPVASGDGSGGKSSYMSALQTDASINPGNSGGPLLDSRGAVIGINSAIQSTGSGLGQTQSGSIGLGFAIPINQAKTVAEQLIRTGQPVYPVIGATVAMEDQGSGAVIATQGAGGTPAVVPGGPAAKAGLKSGDVITRLGDRAIDSGPTLISEIWTHKPGDSVSVTYERGGKEHTTQITLGERSGDN, from the coding sequence GTGAGCACCGAGAACGAGGGCACTACGGTCCCGGCGGTTCCGGCGACCCCGCCTGCAACTCCTGCACCGGCCGCCCCGTCCGCTCCGCCCGCTTACTCGGCGGGGCCCGCCTCCGGAATCTCTCCCGAGCCCGCCGCTGAGCAGCCGTCGGGCCCCGTTCCGGGACACCTGCCCCCGGACGCGCCCGCCGGTGGCGGCGACTGGCCTCCCGCTCCCCCCGCGTACCCCGCCCACGGCGGTTCCGGCGGCGGCCCTGTCTGGGGCGCCGCGGCGGCCGTGCCCGCGCCGGCCGGTCGCCGGCGCAGGGGCGGCCTGGCCGCCACCGTGCTGGTTGCCGCGCTGCTCGCAGGCGGCGTCGGCGGCGGTATCGGCTACTGGGCCGCCGAGCGGACCGACAGCGCCATCGGCTCCACCACCGTCTCCGCCTCCGGCACGCCCACCGACCTCAAGCGCGATTCGGACACGGTCGCCGGGGTGGCGGCCAAGGCACTGCCGAGCGTCGTCACCATCGAGGCCCAGGCCGGGGGCTTGGGCGGCGAGGGCGGCACCGGCACCGGCTTCGTCTACGACAAGCAGGGCCACATCCTCACCAACAACCATGTGGTGGCCTCTGCGGCGGACGGCGGCACACTCACCGTGACTTTCGCCGACGGCAAGAAGTACGACGCCGAGGTGATCGGCCGTGCCCAGGGCTACGACGTGGCCGTACTGAAGCTGAAGAACGCCCCGGCCGGCCTCACCCCGCTGCCGCTGGGCAACTCCGACCAGGTCGCGGTGGGCGATTCGACCATCGCCATCGGCGCGCCCTTCGGTCTGTCCAACACCGTCACCACCGGCATCATCAGCGCCAAGAACCGCCCGGTGGCCTCGGGCGACGGCTCCGGCGGCAAGTCCTCGTACATGAGCGCCCTGCAGACCGACGCCTCCATCAACCCCGGCAACTCCGGTGGTCCGCTGCTGGACTCGCGCGGCGCCGTCATCGGCATCAACTCCGCCATCCAGTCGACCGGCAGCGGTCTGGGCCAGACGCAGTCGGGCTCCATCGGACTGGGCTTCGCGATCCCCATCAACCAGGCGAAGACCGTCGCCGAGCAGCTGATCAGGACCGGACAGCCGGTCTACCCGGTCATCGGTGCCACGGTCGCCATGGAGGACCAGGGTTCCGGTGCAGTCATTGCCACTCAGGGCGCCGGCGGCACACCCGCGGTCGTCCCCGGCGGCCCGGCGGCCAAGGCGGGGCTGAAGTCGGGTGATGTGATCACCCGACTCGGCGACCGTGCGATCGACAGCGGTCCGACCCTGATCAGCGAAATCTGGACCCACAAGCCCGGCGACTCGGTCTCCGTGACCTATGAGCGCGGCGGCAAGGAACACACCACCCAGATCACCCTGGGCGAGCGCAGCGGCGACAACTGA